Part of the Streptomyces sp. NBC_01460 genome, GATGGCACTCGTACGCCGCCTCGTGGAGCTCGGACGGGCCACGCGCGCCGAGTCGGGGGTCAAGACCCGCCAGCCGCTGTCGCGCGCCCTGGTCGCGGCCACGGGCTTCGAGACGCTCACGCCGGAGCTGCGCGCCCAGATCACCGAGGAGCTCAACGTCTCCTCCCTGGCCTCGCTCTCCGAGGTCGGCGGCTCGCTGGTCGACACCACGGCCAAGGCGAACTTCCGCGCGCTGGGCAAGCGGTTCGGCAAGGGCGTCCAGGCGGTGGCCAAGGCCGTCGCGAACGCCGACGCGGCGGCGCTGTCGCTGGCCCTGCGTGAGGGCACGGCCGCGGTCGAGGTCGACGGCGAACAGATCACCCTCGCCCCCGACGAGGTCATCATCACGGAGACCCCGCGGGAAGGGTGGTCGGTGGCGTCCGACTCGGGCGCGACGGTCGCCCTGGACCTGGAGATCACCCCGGAGCTGCGGGCCGCGGGACTGGCCCGTGACGCGATCCGGCTGATCCAGGAGGCGCGCAAGAACAGCGGACTGGACGTGGCGGACCGGATCGCGGTCCGCTGGACGTCGGCCTCCGCGGAGACGGCCGAGGCCCTGACCGCGCACGCGACGCTGATCGCGGACGAGGTCCTGGCCCTGGACTACGCGCAGGGTGAGGCGGACGACACGTACGGCGCCCCGTTCGAGGACGAGGGCCTGGCCCTCACGTTCCGCCTGCGCAGGACGACCACGTAACCAGCACGCCCCAGGGCCCCTCCGGCAGAACCTGCCGGAGGGGCCCTTTCCGTCTACGCACGACACGCCGTCCCCTGCCCCCCTTCCGGCAGCCCCGCCCAAGCCTTTCCGGCGATGGCTTTCTAGCCCCTCCGGCGATCGAGTAGCAGGGCCCGGGGCAGAGCCCCCATCCCGGCCCCCTTTCAAGCCCCTCCGGCGATCAAGGAGCGGGGTCCGGGGCGGAGCCCCCCAGCTCGCCCCGCTCCTCAAGCCCCTCCGGCGATCCAGGAGCAGGGCCCGGGGCAGAGCCCTCACCCCGGCCCCCTTTCAAGCCCCTCCGGCGATTGAGGAGCGGGGTCCGGGGCGGAGCCCCGGTTACGGGAAGGGGCGGGGAGGGGATCAGCCACGCGCAGCGGCCCCGCCCCGCCGCGAACCGGGCACGGCAGAGGGCCGGGCCCCGGGGAAACCCCGGGGCCCGGCCCTCTGCCTGCCGACGGCTACGCGCTCTGCGAGCGCGAACCGATCAGTTGTCGTCCTCGTCGATCAGGAACCCACGCATCGGCGACGGCGCCTGCTGCATCGGCTGCGGCGCCTGCGGCCGCACCGGTGCCATCGGCTGCGTCATCGCGGGCGACATCTGCTGCTGGCCGCCACCGTACGAGGGGCCACCGCCCATCGACTGGTTGCCGCCGCCCATCTGCTGGCTGCCGTGGCCACCGTGGTTGCCGCCCATGGTGTGCCCCATCGCACCCGCACCGGCCGGAGCCAGCGAAGGCGACGGCGGCAGCGAGGCGGCGGCGGGGGTCCGCGGCGGAGCCAGCGAGTCGTCCGCCTGGGTCTCCAGCTGACGCAGCTGGCTCTCCAGGTAGGACTTCAGACGGGTCCGGTACTCGCGCTCGAAGCCACGCAGGTCCTCGACCTTGCGCTCCAGCGTCGCGCGGGCCGACTCCAGCGAGCCCATCGCCACGCGGTGCTTCTCCTGCGCGTCCCGCTCCAGGGCGTCCGCCTTGGCACGGGCGTCACGCTCGAGGCCCTCGGCACGGCTCCGCGCCTCGCCGACGATCTTGTTGGCCTCGGAACGGGCCTCCGCGATCGCCTGGTCAGCGGTCTGCTGTGCGAGGGAGAGGACACGGGCGGCGCTGTCGCCGCCAGGGCCCTGACCGGGCTGCTGCATCTGCTGCTGCTGCATCTGCTGCATCTGCTGCTGCTGCTGCTGCTGCTGCTGCTGGGGAGCGTGACCGCCCATGGGGCCGCCCATCGGGCCACCCATGGGACCGCCCTGCATCGGGCCGGGGCCGTGCGGGCCCTGCGGACCGGGACCGTGGCCACCCTGGGGGCCATGGCCGCTGGGACCGGCAGGCAGCTGCGGAGCGCCACCGGGCAGCTGGGGGGGACCCATCTGCGGGGGCTGCTGCTGCTGCTGTACCGGCGGACCAGATATGGCGG contains:
- a CDS encoding DivIVA domain-containing protein encodes the protein MPLTPEDVRNKQFTTVRLREGYDEDEVDAFLDEVESELTRLLRENEDLRAKLAAATRAAAQNQQQQGMRKPPEQQERPGAPVPAAISGPPVQQQQQPPQMGPPQLPGGAPQLPAGPSGHGPQGGHGPGPQGPHGPGPMQGGPMGGPMGGPMGGHAPQQQQQQQQQQMQQMQQQQMQQPGQGPGGDSAARVLSLAQQTADQAIAEARSEANKIVGEARSRAEGLERDARAKADALERDAQEKHRVAMGSLESARATLERKVEDLRGFEREYRTRLKSYLESQLRQLETQADDSLAPPRTPAAASLPPSPSLAPAGAGAMGHTMGGNHGGHGSQQMGGGNQSMGGGPSYGGGQQQMSPAMTQPMAPVRPQAPQPMQQAPSPMRGFLIDEDDN